One Obesumbacterium proteus DNA window includes the following coding sequences:
- the qseG gene encoding two-component system QseEF-associated lipoprotein QseG, with the protein MNKWSVRALFNEHLFDADGACRKASALRPLSLLGAVLLVPFLLTGCAKNGAGNPVAHAVQAIIPDSKVVDYQTASCDTIWLNDDKDAVDNGLYWLRAMDCADRLSGQDARLQARSLGSENWQRVFKQSLLVGSAEPTVAERRQIIDRLNSYRSEFPASVRPLIQIWREKQMLTINLFDEKARYQKLQASSDSQLDALRETQGRLQFQLDDTTRKLENLTDIERQLSSRKQISGEMPDPAAKDDTPDAGKTDNKAPADTTAKPVTEPEKTEAH; encoded by the coding sequence ATGAATAAGTGGTCTGTTCGCGCCCTATTCAACGAACATCTGTTTGACGCTGACGGCGCATGCCGTAAGGCGTCTGCTTTGCGTCCATTAAGCCTTTTGGGCGCTGTGTTGTTGGTTCCTTTCTTATTGACCGGATGCGCCAAGAACGGTGCGGGAAATCCCGTCGCTCATGCCGTACAGGCAATAATTCCTGATAGCAAAGTGGTTGATTACCAAACGGCGTCCTGTGACACCATCTGGCTCAACGACGACAAAGACGCCGTCGATAATGGGCTTTATTGGCTGCGTGCGATGGACTGCGCCGATCGCCTCAGCGGTCAAGATGCGCGTCTACAAGCGCGCTCGCTGGGCAGCGAGAACTGGCAGCGTGTGTTTAAACAAAGCTTACTGGTTGGCAGCGCTGAACCTACGGTTGCCGAACGTCGGCAGATTATCGACCGCTTAAACAGCTATCGTTCTGAATTCCCTGCATCGGTTCGTCCGCTTATTCAAATTTGGCGCGAAAAACAGATGCTGACGATTAATTTGTTTGATGAAAAAGCGCGCTATCAAAAGCTCCAAGCCAGCAGTGATTCTCAGCTAGATGCCCTGCGGGAAACACAAGGGCGTCTGCAGTTCCAGCTGGATGACACCACGCGCAAGCTTGAAAATTTAACCGATATTGAGCGCCAGCTATCGTCACGCAAACAGATATCCGGTGAAATGCCCGATCCTGCCGCAAAAGACGATACACCTGACGCGGGAAAAACTGATAACAAAGCTCCGGCAGATACCACCGCTAAGCCCGTGACTGAACCAGAAAAAACGGAAGCCCATTAA
- a CDS encoding sensor histidine kinase, translating into MISLKRWRLFPRSLRQLVLLAFLLVLLPLLVLAYQAYQGLNNLSSQAADINRTTLSDARRSEAMASLAVEMERSYRQFCVLGDESLSKLYQKQRGQYSQMLERQASVLPDPRYYQKLNGLIDQLAVFNCQNNAPVTQASALLAGFSVANGQMVQATRDVIFTRGQQLQQAIAERGQFFGWQSLVLFLVSVLLVFLFTRMIIGPVKGVERMINRLGEGKSVGNMVAFRGPREIRSLAQRIVWLSERLSWLESQRHEFLRHISHELKTPLASMREGTELLADEVAGPLTQDQKEVVGILDSSSRHLQQLIEQLLDYNRKLADAPMEKENVHLGEMIELVVSAHSLPARAKSIRTLTELDVDLCWAEPTLLERVIDNLYSNAVHYGAESGNIWIRSRLAGDKIQIDVANTGAGIPRAEQAMIFEPFYQGSLQRKGAVKGSGLGLSIARDCIRRMQGDLHLVAVDGADVCFRIELPLTAEIS; encoded by the coding sequence ATGATTTCCTTGAAGAGATGGCGTTTATTTCCTCGCTCCCTGCGTCAGCTGGTTCTGCTGGCGTTCTTATTAGTCCTGCTTCCTTTGCTGGTGCTGGCGTATCAAGCCTATCAGGGGCTCAATAATTTGAGCTCGCAGGCTGCGGATATCAACCGCACCACGCTTTCTGACGCCCGCCGCAGCGAGGCGATGGCGAGCCTTGCGGTAGAGATGGAGCGCAGCTACAGGCAGTTTTGCGTTTTAGGCGATGAGTCGCTCTCTAAGCTGTATCAAAAACAGCGCGGCCAATATTCCCAAATGCTGGAGCGGCAGGCTTCTGTACTTCCCGATCCGCGTTACTACCAAAAATTGAATGGGCTGATTGACCAACTGGCGGTGTTTAACTGCCAAAATAATGCCCCGGTGACGCAGGCATCGGCTTTATTGGCCGGTTTCTCCGTGGCGAACGGGCAGATGGTTCAAGCCACTCGAGACGTGATTTTTACCCGGGGACAGCAACTTCAGCAGGCGATTGCCGAGCGTGGCCAGTTCTTTGGCTGGCAGTCACTGGTGCTGTTTTTAGTTAGCGTGCTGCTGGTGTTCCTGTTTACACGCATGATCATCGGGCCGGTGAAAGGAGTTGAACGTATGATCAACCGGCTAGGCGAAGGAAAAAGCGTCGGTAATATGGTGGCATTTCGCGGGCCGCGTGAGATTCGTTCGCTGGCTCAGCGGATCGTCTGGTTAAGCGAGCGCCTATCATGGCTGGAGTCGCAACGGCATGAGTTCCTGCGCCATATTTCGCATGAGTTAAAGACGCCGCTTGCTAGCATGCGTGAAGGCACTGAACTGCTGGCAGATGAGGTTGCGGGGCCGTTGACGCAGGATCAAAAAGAGGTGGTGGGCATTCTCGATTCCAGCAGCCGTCACCTTCAGCAGCTTATTGAACAGCTCTTGGATTACAACCGCAAATTGGCCGATGCGCCGATGGAAAAAGAGAATGTACATTTGGGTGAGATGATCGAGCTGGTGGTTTCTGCTCATAGCTTGCCCGCGCGTGCCAAATCTATTCGTACACTTACTGAGCTAGACGTTGACCTTTGCTGGGCAGAACCTACGCTATTAGAACGCGTTATTGATAATCTCTATTCCAATGCGGTGCACTACGGGGCGGAATCCGGTAACATCTGGATCCGCAGTCGTTTGGCTGGAGATAAAATACAGATCGACGTGGCAAACACCGGGGCGGGTATCCCGCGCGCGGAACAGGCCATGATCTTCGAGCCTTTTTATCAGGGAAGTCTTCAACGTAAAGGCGCTGTCAAAGGAAGTGGTTTAGGGCTGAGTATCGCCCGTGATTGCATCCGCCGTATGCAGGGCGATTTACATCTGGTGGCCGTAGACGGAGCCGACGTCTGTTTTCGCATTGAATTACCATTAACCGCAGAGATCTCATAA
- the fadE gene encoding acyl-CoA dehydrogenase FadE: protein MMVLSLVVFLIAIGVLFYHQVNLYLSSAILLAYTAAMGAIGLWSFWALVPVAVVLLPLVLVSVRRSLISGPALKAFQKVMPPMSRTEKEAIDAGTTWWEGDIFRGTPDWKKLHDYPQPKLTEEEQAFLDGPVEEACRMANDFQITHELADLPPELWAYLKEHRFFAMIIKKQYGGLEFSAYAQSRVLQKLSGVSGILAITVGVPNSLGPGELLQHYGTEAQKDHYLPRLARGQEIPCFALTSPEAGSDAGAIPDVGIVCMGEWQGKQTLGMRLTWNKRYITLAPIATVLGLAFKLSDPERLLGGEEHLGITCALIPTDTDGVEIGTRHFPLNVPFQNGPTRGQDVFVPIDFIIGGQTMAGQGWRMLVECLSVGRGITLPSNATGSLKSVALAIGAYANIRRQFKISIGKMEGIEEPLARIAGNAYVMDAAATLVTYGIMQGEKPAVLSAIIKYHCTHRGQRSIIDAMDIAGGKGIMLGESNFIARAYQGAPIAITVEGANILTRSMMIFGQGAIRCHPYVLDEMAAAQDNSVPRFDKLLFSHLGHVGSHKVRSFWLGLTDGRTSATPTKDATRRYYQQINRMSSNLALLSDVSMGVLGGSLKRRERISARLGDLLSQLFLATAVLKRYEDEGRNEADLPLVHWGVQDALHQAEQAIDDLLRNFPNGLVAGVMRAVIFPLGRAHSAPSDYLDHKVAKILQVPSATRSRIGRGMYLTPSEYNPHGLIEAALADVIAADPIHQRICKALGKNLPFTRLDQLAKTALDKGLINAEEQAILVKAEESRLRTINVDEFEPEALAAAVVPEKNQVATEQAEKSLPEKHNGLPKTEAA, encoded by the coding sequence ATGATGGTTCTTAGTCTTGTGGTTTTTTTGATAGCGATTGGTGTGCTGTTCTATCACCAAGTTAACCTCTATCTAAGCAGCGCCATTTTGCTGGCATACACAGCGGCAATGGGTGCCATTGGCCTTTGGTCATTCTGGGCTTTAGTCCCCGTTGCCGTGGTATTGCTGCCGCTGGTGCTGGTTTCAGTCCGTCGCTCGCTGATTTCAGGCCCGGCGCTAAAGGCATTCCAAAAGGTGATGCCGCCGATGTCGCGCACGGAGAAAGAAGCCATCGACGCAGGCACAACCTGGTGGGAAGGCGATATTTTCCGTGGCACGCCCGATTGGAAAAAACTGCACGACTATCCGCAGCCTAAGTTAACGGAAGAAGAACAGGCGTTTTTGGATGGCCCTGTAGAAGAAGCTTGCCGTATGGCAAACGACTTCCAAATCACCCATGAACTGGCGGATTTGCCTCCTGAGCTGTGGGCCTATCTGAAAGAACATCGCTTCTTTGCGATGATCATCAAAAAACAGTACGGCGGTTTAGAATTCTCTGCCTACGCACAGTCTCGCGTGCTGCAAAAGCTGTCTGGCGTATCCGGTATTCTGGCGATTACCGTGGGCGTTCCTAACTCCCTCGGCCCCGGCGAACTGCTGCAACACTACGGCACTGAGGCGCAGAAAGATCATTATCTGCCACGTTTAGCGCGTGGTCAGGAGATCCCGTGTTTTGCATTAACCAGTCCTGAAGCAGGCTCGGATGCGGGTGCAATCCCCGACGTCGGCATCGTCTGTATGGGCGAATGGCAAGGCAAGCAAACGCTGGGGATGCGCCTAACGTGGAACAAGCGCTACATCACTCTTGCGCCTATCGCCACCGTGCTTGGCCTAGCCTTCAAACTTTCTGACCCTGAACGTTTACTCGGCGGTGAAGAACATTTGGGTATTACCTGTGCGCTAATCCCAACCGATACCGACGGCGTTGAAATCGGCACTCGTCACTTCCCGCTGAACGTTCCGTTCCAGAACGGCCCAACGCGCGGTCAAGACGTGTTCGTACCTATTGATTTCATCATCGGTGGACAAACTATGGCAGGCCAAGGCTGGCGTATGCTGGTTGAATGCCTGTCGGTTGGTCGCGGTATTACCCTGCCGTCTAACGCCACCGGCAGCCTGAAAAGCGTGGCGCTGGCCATCGGTGCCTACGCCAATATCCGCCGCCAGTTCAAAATCTCCATCGGTAAAATGGAAGGGATTGAAGAGCCGTTAGCACGCATTGCGGGTAACGCCTATGTGATGGACGCTGCGGCGACCTTAGTCACCTACGGCATCATGCAGGGCGAGAAGCCTGCGGTGCTGTCAGCGATTATCAAATATCACTGTACCCACAGAGGCCAACGCTCAATCATTGATGCAATGGATATTGCCGGTGGTAAAGGCATTATGCTCGGCGAATCTAACTTCATCGCCCGTGCTTACCAAGGTGCGCCAATCGCGATTACCGTTGAAGGTGCGAACATCCTGACCCGTAGCATGATGATCTTCGGCCAAGGCGCCATCCGCTGCCATCCATATGTTTTGGATGAAATGGCCGCGGCGCAAGACAACAGCGTTCCACGCTTCGACAAGCTGCTGTTTAGCCACTTGGGGCATGTAGGCAGTCATAAGGTGCGTAGTTTCTGGCTGGGCTTGACCGATGGTCGCACCAGCGCCACGCCAACCAAAGACGCCACACGCCGTTACTATCAGCAGATTAACCGCATGAGCTCAAACTTGGCGCTGCTGTCCGACGTTTCTATGGGCGTGCTGGGCGGTTCCCTGAAACGCCGTGAACGCATCTCTGCGCGTCTGGGGGATTTACTCAGCCAGCTGTTCTTAGCTACCGCCGTGCTGAAACGCTATGAAGATGAAGGACGTAACGAAGCCGACCTGCCACTGGTTCACTGGGGCGTACAGGACGCGCTGCATCAAGCAGAGCAGGCTATCGACGATCTGCTGCGCAACTTCCCGAATGGTTTGGTTGCCGGTGTGATGCGTGCAGTGATCTTCCCATTAGGTCGTGCGCACTCTGCACCGTCTGATTATCTGGATCATAAAGTCGCCAAGATTTTGCAGGTTCCATCAGCAACGCGTAGCCGTATCGGGCGTGGTATGTATCTCACACCAAGCGAATATAATCCGCACGGTCTGATTGAAGCCGCGCTGGCAGACGTGATTGCCGCAGACCCTATCCATCAGCGTATTTGCAAAGCGTTGGGTAAGAACCTGCCATTCACCCGTCTAGATCAGTTGGCTAAAACCGCGCTGGATAAGGGATTAATCAACGCTGAAGAGCAGGCCATTTTGGTCAAAGCCGAAGAAAGCCGCCTGCGTACCATTAACGTAGATGAGTTTGAACCTGAAGCTTTAGCCGCCGCGGTGGTCCCTGAAAAAAATCAGGTCGCGACTGAACAAGCGGAGAAAAGCCTGCCGGAAAAGCACAATGGCCTGCCAAAAACGGAGGCCGCATAA
- the glrR gene encoding two-component system response regulator GlrR — MAQRKPANLLLVDDDPSLLKLLGMRLSSEGFRVTTAESGHDALRVLGREQIDLVISDLRMDEMDGMALFAEIQKRQPGMPVIILTAHGSIPDAVAATQQGVFGFLTKPVDRDALYKAIDEALAQSMPAAGDDTWREGIVTRSPTMLRLLEQANMVAQSDVSVLINGQSGTGKEVLAQAIHAASPRAGKAFIAINCGALPEQLLESELFGHAKGAFTGAVSSREGLFQAAEGGTLFLDEIGDMPLALQVKLLRVLQERKVRPLGSNRDIDINVRIISATHRDLPKAMAKGEFREDLFYRLNVVSLKIPALNERAEDIPLLANHLLRESAQRHKPFVRSFSTDAMRRLMAASWPGNVRQLVNVIEQCVALTSAPVISEALVEQALEGENTVLPTFADARNQFELNYLRKLLQITKGNVTNAARLAGRNRTEFYKLLARHELDAADFKE, encoded by the coding sequence ATGGCACAACGTAAACCTGCTAACTTACTTCTCGTGGATGATGACCCAAGCCTACTCAAACTGCTCGGGATGCGTTTAAGCAGCGAAGGATTTCGCGTGACGACGGCGGAGAGTGGGCATGATGCGTTGCGTGTGTTAGGACGTGAGCAGATTGATCTGGTGATCAGCGATTTGCGCATGGACGAGATGGATGGCATGGCGCTGTTTGCGGAAATCCAAAAGCGTCAGCCGGGAATGCCGGTGATCATACTGACGGCTCATGGTTCTATCCCTGATGCCGTTGCGGCGACGCAGCAAGGAGTATTTGGTTTCTTAACCAAACCCGTCGATCGTGATGCGCTGTACAAAGCTATTGATGAAGCCTTGGCTCAGTCCATGCCTGCGGCCGGTGATGATACCTGGCGTGAAGGCATTGTGACCCGCAGCCCAACTATGCTGCGTTTGCTCGAACAGGCAAACATGGTGGCACAATCAGACGTCAGCGTGCTGATTAACGGGCAAAGCGGGACCGGTAAAGAGGTTCTGGCGCAGGCGATTCATGCTGCTAGCCCGCGAGCAGGGAAGGCGTTTATTGCCATCAACTGTGGTGCACTTCCTGAACAACTGCTTGAGTCTGAACTCTTTGGACATGCCAAAGGTGCCTTTACCGGCGCGGTCAGCAGCCGAGAAGGGCTATTCCAAGCGGCCGAAGGTGGCACGTTATTTCTCGATGAAATCGGTGATATGCCGCTGGCGTTACAGGTTAAACTGCTGCGCGTTTTACAAGAGCGTAAGGTTCGCCCGCTGGGTAGCAACCGCGATATTGATATTAATGTGCGGATTATTTCAGCGACTCACCGCGATCTGCCGAAAGCCATGGCCAAAGGTGAGTTCCGCGAGGACTTATTCTACCGCCTGAACGTCGTTAGTTTAAAAATCCCTGCACTGAATGAACGCGCTGAAGATATTCCATTATTAGCCAATCACTTACTGCGTGAATCGGCTCAACGACATAAGCCTTTCGTGCGCAGTTTCTCAACCGATGCGATGCGTCGCCTTATGGCCGCCAGTTGGCCTGGTAACGTGCGCCAGCTAGTTAACGTTATCGAACAGTGCGTTGCGTTAACCAGCGCCCCCGTGATCAGTGAAGCCTTAGTTGAGCAGGCGCTGGAAGGCGAAAACACGGTATTGCCGACGTTTGCCGATGCACGTAATCAGTTTGAGCTCAATTATTTGCGCAAACTCCTGCAAATAACCAAAGGTAACGTAACCAACGCCGCACGTTTGGCGGGTCGTAACCGTACCGAGTTTTATAAGCTACTGGCGCGGCATGAGTTAGATGCGGCAGATTTCAAAGAATAA
- a CDS encoding LysR family transcriptional regulator translates to MKPIRFSLAQIEAFASVCECGTLTHAAKKLKKDRTTISELVDYLELDLGYALFDRSTRPLSLTDAGKLLYRQARLFLHEAQAFGQIAEHIPQQLSTQITLCYDAFTPRDFLLRLADKLHGQQIHLNLIATERANAEQMLEKGEADIGLFQAMNRSINERFQWKAIGGISLAVYAKVGYFHVKPVSLLSLASGVQLMPFKDLPPHMAQRLQIADRIQCVTEISMLKALLTAGYGWGFLPTHLHAERWPDVEKLEAEFGDAGLSHPLVALWDPAQKNQPTVLHVLSLMSELFSQPEDVLGVL, encoded by the coding sequence ATGAAACCAATACGCTTTTCATTGGCGCAAATCGAAGCGTTTGCCAGCGTCTGTGAATGCGGCACCCTGACGCACGCCGCCAAAAAGCTAAAAAAGGATCGCACCACCATCAGCGAGCTCGTGGATTATCTGGAACTGGATCTGGGCTATGCCCTTTTTGACCGCAGCACCCGCCCGCTCAGCCTTACCGATGCAGGCAAACTCTTATATCGCCAAGCGCGGCTGTTTTTACATGAGGCTCAGGCCTTTGGGCAGATTGCAGAGCATATTCCACAACAGCTCAGCACCCAGATTACCCTTTGCTACGATGCCTTTACACCACGTGATTTTTTACTTCGCTTGGCTGATAAATTGCACGGCCAGCAGATCCATCTCAATTTAATTGCCACCGAGCGCGCCAACGCCGAACAGATGCTCGAAAAGGGCGAGGCAGATATTGGCCTATTCCAAGCCATGAACCGTTCGATCAATGAACGTTTTCAATGGAAAGCCATCGGCGGCATTTCACTCGCCGTTTATGCCAAGGTGGGATACTTCCACGTTAAGCCGGTTTCGCTGCTGAGCTTAGCCTCCGGCGTACAGCTCATGCCGTTTAAGGATTTGCCGCCCCACATGGCTCAACGCCTACAAATCGCCGACAGAATTCAATGCGTGACGGAAATTAGCATGCTAAAAGCATTGCTCACCGCGGGCTACGGCTGGGGATTCTTACCAACCCATCTGCATGCCGAACGATGGCCTGATGTTGAAAAACTCGAGGCCGAATTTGGCGACGCCGGTTTATCCCATCCGCTGGTGGCGTTATGGGATCCGGCACAAAAGAATCAGCCCACCGTGCTTCACGTTCTGTCGTTAATGTCGGAATTGTTTAGTCAACCCGAAGACGTGCTCGGGGTTCTTTAA
- the glnB gene encoding nitrogen regulatory protein P-II has product MKKIDAIIKPFKLDDVREALAEVGITGMTVTEVKGFGRQKGHTELYRGAEYMVDFLPKVKIEIVVADDIVDTCVDTIMQTAQTGKIGDGKIFVFDVARVVRIRTGEQDEEAI; this is encoded by the coding sequence ATGAAGAAGATTGACGCAATTATTAAGCCATTCAAGCTGGATGACGTTCGTGAAGCGCTGGCTGAAGTGGGCATTACTGGCATGACCGTAACCGAAGTAAAAGGTTTTGGTCGCCAGAAAGGCCATACCGAGCTCTATCGCGGTGCAGAATACATGGTCGATTTTTTACCGAAGGTAAAAATTGAAATTGTGGTTGCCGATGATATCGTCGACACCTGCGTAGATACTATTATGCAGACCGCTCAAACCGGCAAAATTGGCGATGGTAAAATCTTTGTCTTTGATGTGGCGCGCGTAGTGCGTATTCGTACCGGTGAGCAAGACGAAGAAGCGATCTAA
- a CDS encoding NAD+ synthase, with amino-acid sequence MSRSLSIALAQLNWLVGDIEGNTERMLNTLHEQRNAGADLVMFSELALSGYPPEDLLYRDDFYQRCQQQLDRLQQASADIAVLVGHPWREGGHLYNALSLFSEGQLVARYFKQQLPNYGVFDEKRYFSPGHESCVVELKGYRLGLLICEDLWFDGPVDAVAAAGAEVLLSINASPYNREKPYIRKTLLTSHCQRTGLPLVYLNQIGGQDELIFDGCSKAFDAVGNMTHCLAGFAEQTALFNLNELQVEPMLAPAASLPDLAQVYEALVLAVRDYVTKNGFQGAVLGLSGGIDSALTLAIAVDALGKDKVQAMMMPFRYTADISIADAKEEAEILGVEFDIVSIEPMFDAFMGQLAPMFAGTERDTTEENLQARCRGVVLMALSNKRRRLVLTTGNKSEMAVGYATLYGDMAGGFDVLKDVPKTLVFKLSEYRNTVSYVIPQRVIDRPPSAELAPDQLDQDSLPPYDILDAILEGYVEQDKSVADLVAAGFDEAVVRKVIRLVDINEYKRRQAAVGPRITARNFGKDRRYPITSGFGRKNW; translated from the coding sequence ATGAGTCGATCTCTTTCTATTGCGTTAGCCCAGCTCAACTGGCTGGTGGGTGATATTGAAGGCAACACCGAACGCATGCTGAACACGTTACACGAGCAGCGCAATGCCGGTGCCGATCTGGTCATGTTTTCTGAACTGGCGCTTTCGGGCTATCCTCCTGAAGATTTGCTGTATCGCGATGATTTCTATCAGCGCTGCCAGCAGCAATTGGATCGTTTGCAGCAGGCATCTGCTGATATCGCCGTTTTAGTTGGGCATCCGTGGCGTGAAGGTGGGCACTTATATAATGCGCTGTCTCTGTTCTCTGAAGGTCAGCTAGTTGCCCGCTATTTCAAACAGCAACTGCCCAACTACGGCGTGTTTGACGAGAAACGTTATTTCTCCCCAGGCCATGAAAGCTGTGTGGTTGAGCTGAAAGGCTACCGTTTAGGCTTACTGATTTGTGAAGATCTGTGGTTTGACGGCCCGGTTGATGCGGTTGCCGCCGCCGGTGCCGAAGTATTGCTGTCGATCAATGCTTCGCCGTACAACCGTGAAAAGCCGTATATTCGCAAAACGCTATTGACCAGCCACTGCCAGCGCACCGGTTTGCCATTGGTTTATCTGAATCAAATTGGTGGTCAGGACGAGCTGATTTTTGATGGTTGCTCAAAAGCCTTTGATGCAGTAGGCAATATGACTCACTGTCTGGCGGGCTTTGCTGAACAGACCGCGTTGTTTAACCTCAATGAGTTGCAGGTTGAGCCCATGCTGGCACCAGCGGCAAGCCTGCCAGATTTGGCTCAGGTTTATGAAGCGCTGGTTCTCGCGGTTCGCGACTATGTAACCAAAAATGGTTTTCAAGGCGCGGTGCTTGGCTTATCTGGCGGTATCGACTCGGCGTTAACGCTGGCGATTGCCGTGGATGCGCTGGGTAAAGACAAAGTGCAGGCGATGATGATGCCGTTCCGCTATACCGCGGATATCAGTATCGCGGATGCGAAAGAAGAAGCTGAAATTCTTGGCGTTGAATTTGATATTGTCTCGATCGAACCGATGTTTGATGCGTTCATGGGACAGTTGGCGCCGATGTTTGCGGGCACCGAACGCGACACCACGGAAGAAAACCTACAGGCACGCTGCCGTGGCGTGGTGCTGATGGCGCTGTCTAACAAACGCCGCCGTCTGGTGCTGACCACGGGTAACAAGAGTGAAATGGCCGTCGGTTACGCCACGCTTTATGGCGATATGGCTGGTGGTTTTGATGTGCTGAAAGATGTGCCAAAAACGCTGGTATTTAAGCTTTCAGAATATCGAAATACGGTATCCTACGTGATCCCACAGCGCGTTATCGATCGTCCACCGTCAGCGGAACTGGCTCCCGATCAGCTCGATCAAGACAGCTTACCGCCGTATGACATTCTGGATGCGATTCTGGAAGGTTACGTCGAGCAAGATAAATCCGTGGCCGATCTGGTTGCCGCTGGATTTGACGAAGCGGTGGTGCGAAAAGTGATCCGCTTGGTTGATATCAACGAATATAAGCGCCGTCAGGCTGCGGTTGGCCCGCGTATTACCGCGCGCAACTTTGGCAAAGATCGTCGCTATCCGATTACATCTGGCTTTGGCCGCAAAAACTGGTAA
- the lpcA gene encoding D-sedoheptulose 7-phosphate isomerase, which yields MYHDLIRSELNEAATTLQNFISDDANIEAIQRAAVLLADSFKAGGKVLSCGNGGSHCDAMHFAEELTGRYRENRPGYAAIAISDPSHLSCVSNDFGYEYVFSRYVEAVGREGDVLLGISTSGNSGNIMKAIEAARAKGMKVITLTGKDGGKMAGSADVEIRVPHFGYADRIQEIHIKAIHILIQLIEKEMVK from the coding sequence ATGTACCACGATCTTATTCGTAGTGAACTGAACGAAGCGGCGACAACGCTGCAAAATTTCATCAGCGATGACGCTAACATTGAGGCAATCCAACGTGCAGCGGTGTTGTTGGCAGACTCTTTCAAAGCGGGTGGCAAAGTGCTTTCCTGCGGCAACGGCGGCTCACACTGTGACGCTATGCACTTCGCCGAAGAGTTAACCGGTCGTTATCGTGAAAACCGCCCAGGTTATGCTGCGATTGCGATTTCCGATCCAAGCCACCTGTCCTGCGTGAGCAATGATTTTGGCTACGAATATGTGTTTTCTCGTTATGTAGAAGCCGTGGGTCGTGAAGGTGATGTGCTGTTAGGTATTTCCACTTCAGGCAACTCTGGCAACATCATGAAAGCGATCGAAGCTGCACGCGCCAAGGGAATGAAAGTGATTACCCTGACCGGCAAAGACGGCGGCAAAATGGCCGGCAGCGCAGACGTTGAGATTCGCGTACCGCACTTTGGCTACGCAGACCGTATTCAGGAAATCCATATTAAAGCGATACACATCCTGATTCAGCTGATCGAAAAAGAGATGGTTAAATAA
- a CDS encoding class II glutamine amidotransferase, which translates to MCELLGMSANVPTDICFSFTGLVQRGGRTGPHKDGWGITFYEGNGCRTFKDPHPSFNSPIARLVQDYPIKSCAVISHIRQANRGTVSLENTHPFTRELWGRNWTFAHNGQLTGYKSLETGHFRPVGQTDSEYAFCWLLNKMATRYPRTPGNWPAVFRFIAQCADELRAKGVFNMLLSDGRFVMAYCSTNLYWITRRAPFGKATLLDEDVEIDFQSQTTPNDVVTVIATQPLTSNEMWNRIEPGEFALFCLGERQL; encoded by the coding sequence ATGTGTGAACTACTCGGTATGAGCGCTAATGTCCCAACGGATATCTGCTTTAGCTTTACCGGCTTGGTACAGCGTGGCGGAAGAACGGGGCCGCACAAGGATGGATGGGGAATTACCTTTTATGAAGGTAATGGCTGTCGCACATTTAAAGATCCGCACCCGAGTTTTAACTCGCCGATTGCCCGTTTAGTACAAGATTATCCGATCAAATCCTGTGCGGTGATTTCGCATATTCGTCAGGCAAATCGTGGCACCGTGTCGCTGGAAAATACGCATCCGTTTACCCGTGAACTTTGGGGACGGAATTGGACGTTTGCACATAACGGACAATTGACTGGATATAAAAGCCTAGAGACGGGGCATTTCCGGCCGGTGGGGCAAACTGACAGCGAATATGCATTTTGCTGGCTGCTGAATAAAATGGCGACGCGCTATCCAAGAACGCCGGGTAATTGGCCAGCGGTATTTCGCTTTATTGCGCAGTGCGCCGATGAGCTTCGCGCCAAAGGCGTGTTCAATATGCTGCTGTCTGATGGGCGTTTTGTGATGGCGTATTGCTCAACCAATCTGTATTGGATCACGCGCCGAGCGCCTTTCGGTAAGGCGACGCTGTTGGATGAGGATGTCGAAATTGATTTTCAATCACAGACGACGCCAAACGACGTCGTCACCGTGATTGCAACTCAGCCTCTAACCAGCAATGAGATGTGGAATCGCATTGAGCCGGGAGAGTTTGCCTTATTTTGCTTGGGTGAACGCCAGCTGTGA